One stretch of Arachis duranensis cultivar V14167 chromosome 1, aradu.V14167.gnm2.J7QH, whole genome shotgun sequence DNA includes these proteins:
- the LOC107474496 gene encoding pentatricopeptide repeat-containing protein At3g09060, with protein sequence MVYIVILPQCIPEAFASNFRANVSDLFFRLNYGCHLLKLLKFEKDPRAAVTLFHSAILRPGYTHSPAVFHHVLRRIAAADPSLLLLAHLPRVIDAIRSHNCKCTEDVPLTAIKAYAKNSKPDEALHLFQNMETLFGCTPGVRSFNTLLNAFVLSNQWDRANRFFAYYETVGVEPNLETYNVLMKVLCKKKQFDKAKRLLGWLWEKGLRPDKFTYGTLINGMVKCGDLCNALEVFDEMPQRGVAADVMCYNMVIDGFFKKGDSLRAKMTWERLLSGDSDVYPNVTSYNIMISGLCKCGRFDECLEIWERMKKNERKHDLFTYSSLIHGLSEGGNLDGAKRVYKDMVGRGIRPDVVTCNAMLNGLCKAGKIEESFQLWEEMKKYGCRNVVSYNIFLNGLLENRKVEEALSQWDALLETAWGTDSKSYGIVVHGLCKNGYLNKALRLLEEAVQKGGDVDAFAFSSMINALCKEGRLDEAAEVVSVMDKNGCKLNPHVCNAIIDGFIKHSELDNAIQFFREMSIKGCSPTVVSYNILLNGLCKAERFIETYDYIKEMLEKGWKPDIITYSTLIDGLCQSKMIDTALRLWNLFLDSGFKPDIRMYNIVIHRLCSSEKMEHAMQLYSMMRQKNCINLVTYNTIMEGFYKVGDCEKASNIWANIFEDGLQPDIISYNITLKGHCSWGRLTEAIRLLDHALECGIFPTAITWDILVRAVIFYEALT encoded by the exons ATGGTGTATATTGTAATTCTTCCTCAATGTATTCCAGAGGCCTTTGCTTCAAATTTTAGGGCCAATGTTTCTGACTTG TTTTTTCGGTTGAACTATGGTTGCCACCTTCTTAAGCTCCTCAAGTTTGAGAAGGACCCACGCGCCGCCGTAACCCTCTTCCACTCCGCTATCCTCCGCCCCGGCTATACCCACTCCCCTGCCGTCTTCCACCATGTCCTCCGCCGCATCGCCGCCGCTGACCCCTCCCTCCTCCTCCTCGCCCACCTCCCCCGTGTCATCGACGCCATTCGCTCCCACAACTGCAAGTGCACCGAAGACGTTCCTCTTACTGCCATCAAGGCCTACGCCAAGAACTCAAAGCCCGATGAGGCCCTCCACCTCTTCCAGAACATGGAGACTCTCTTTGGGTGCACCCCTGGAGTAAGGTCTTTCAATACTCTCCTCAATGCATTCGTTCTGTCCAATCAATGGGATCGCGCCAACAGGTTCTTTGCTTATTATGAGACTGTTGGCGTTGAGCCGAACTTGGAGACTTACAATGTTTTGATGAAGGTTTTGTGTAAGAAGAAGCAGTTTGATAAGGCCAAAAGGTTGTTGGGTTGGTTGTGGGAGAAGGGTCTGAGGCCTGATAAGTTCACTTATGGGACTTTGATCAATGGGATGGTGAAATGCGGGGACTTGTGTAATGCATTGGAGGTGTTCGATGAAATGCCGCAACGAGGCGTGGCAGCTGATGTGATGTGTTATAACATGGTCATTGATGGATTCTTTAAGAAGGGGGATTCATTGAGGGCAAAGATGACCTGGGAGAGGCTACTGAGTGGGGATTCGGATGTGTATCCAAATGTTACAAGCTACAATATTATGATCAGTGGGCTGTGTAAGTGCGGGAGGTTCGATGAGTGTTTGGAGATATGGGAGAGGATGAAGAAGAATGAGAGGAAGCATGATTTGTTTACCTATAGTTCCTTGATTCATGGGTTGAGTGAGGGAGGGAACTTGGATGGTGCCAAGAGGGTTTACAAGGATATGGTTGGGAGAGGGATTCGGCCAGATGTCGTTACATGTAATGCCATGCTTAATGGACTGTGCAAAGCTGGGAAGATTGAAGAAAGTTTCCAGTTGTGGGAGGAGATGAAGAAGTATGGTTGTCGCAATGTAGTAAGTTATAACATATTTCTCAATGGTTTACTTGAAAACAGGAAGGTGGAAGAAGCATTATCGCAATGGGATGCTTTGCTTGAAACAGCTTGGGGCACGGATTCTAAAAGTTACGGAATAGTAGTTCATGGTTTGTGTAAGAATGGGTACCTGAATAAGGCTTTAAGGTTGTTAGAAGAGGCTGTGCAAAAGGGAGGTGATGTTGATGCCTTTGCTTTCTCTTCAATGATAAATGCGTTGTGCAAAGAAGGAAGACTTGATGAAGCAGCTGAAGTTGTTAGTGTTATGGATAAAAATGGCTGTAAATTGAATCCTCATGTCTGCAACGCAATAATTGATGGGTTTATCAAACATTCCGAACTTGACAATGCTATTCAATTCTTTCGCGAAATGAGCATCAAAGGTTGCTCACCAACTGTTGTGTCCTACAATATTCTTTTAAATGGATTATGTAAAGCAGAAAGATTTATTGAGACATATGATTACATTAAGGAAATGTTGGAGAAAGGGTGGAAACCAGATATTATCACGTACAGCACCTTGATAGATGGTCTTTGTCAGAGCAAGATGATCGACACAGCCCTTAGGTTGTGGAATCTGTTTCTTGACTCGGGATTTAAGCCGGATATCAGAATGTACAACATTGTTATCCATAGACTTTGTTCTTCTGAAAAAATGGAGCATGCTATGCAGCTCTATTCGATGATGAGACAGAAGAATTGCATTAATCTTGTGACCTACAATACCATCATGGAAGGTTTTTACAAAGTTGGGGACTGTGAAAAAGCATCAAACATTTGGGCTAACATCTTTGAAGATGGCCTTCAGCCAGACATCATTTCATATAACATCACTCTTAAGGGTCACTGCTCTTGGGGTAGATTGACGGAGGCAATTAGGTTGTTGGATCATGCTTTGGAGTGCGGTATTTTCCCAACTGCCATTACTTGGGATATACTAGTTAGAGCAGTGATTTTTTATGAGGCTTTAACTTAA
- the LOC107473346 gene encoding uncharacterized protein LOC107473346, translating to MNRYLHGNERMIALKAIHPSFSPTNSKYDIHCTGLLQNKRSPIFGRCKSNESDSQPGDTRQQELLAQIAMIEAQKIRLMDYVDERSAYLTQFGKEAIVEFEKIGEEALKGLDEADARITANIERKMLEFEESTELNRQEISNRENELKEFEVQMEDDRNEGLFFKNLRKKAPVDIAQAKVEAQKIKDLTREKAGGKARRYVYLFFIGLLGIGIVKAIAVSSSTDWRKVAVLFAILVALTSQFIYEQNMSLETGRTRKTNNEENN from the exons ATGAATAGATACCTTCACGGTAACGAGAGGATGATTGCCCTCAAAGCCATTCATCCTTCTTTCAGTCCTACCAATAGCAAGTATGATATCCACTGCACAGGGCTCCTCCAAAACAAAAGAAGTCCCATCTTCGGCCGCTGCAAGTCTAACGAGTCTGATTCCCAACCTGGTGATACTCGCCAACAAGAGTTGCTAGCACAAATTGCCATGATTGAAGCTCAAAAGATCCGCCTAATGGATTATGTAGACGAGCGGTCCGCATATTTGACCCAATTTGGCAAAGAAGCCATAGTTGAGTTTGAGAAAATTGGAGAAGAAGCCCTCAAAGGATTAGATGAAGCTGATGCCAGA ATAACAGCAAACATAGAGCGCAAAATGCTAGAATTCGAAGAATCTACAGAACTTAACAGACAAGAGATTTCAAACCGTGAAAACGAGCTCAAGGAATTTGAAGTTCAAATGGAGGACGACAGAAATGAAGGCTTGTTCTTCAAGAACCTCAGAAAGAAGGCCCCTGTTGATATTGCACAAGCCAAGGTGGAAGCACAAAAGATCAAAGATTTAACTAGAGAAAAAGCTGGTGGAAAAGCCAGGCGGTATGTTTACCTTTTCTTCATTGGCTTGTTGGGCATTGGAATAGTCAAGGCTATTGCTGTTTCATCCTCCACTGATTGGAGAAAGGTTGCAGTTCTTTTCGCTATTCTTGTGGCTTTAACTTCTCAGTTCATCTATGAACAAAACATGTCATTGGAAACTGGGAGAACGAGAAAGACTAACAATGAGGAAAATAACTGA